A segment of the Bacillota bacterium genome:
CGGTCAGGCTGGCAGGCCTGCCCGCCAGGGTGGAGCCCATCCCCACGTCAGCCCTTTCGCGCCCTGCGGCGCGGCCGCGCTACTCGGTTCTCGACCCTTTCCCGCTCCCGCACGTCCTGGGCTACCGGCTCCCGCACTGGCGCGACGCCCTGGCGCGCCACCTGCGTGTTGCACTGTGACGAGCCACGACCGCGGCTGCAATCACCGCGGCTGCAATAAAATGGGGACCCCCGAGGAAGGTGATCGGTGAAGGATGGCAGCTCGAACCTCGACAGGCGATCGCGGGTCCGGGTACTACGACCACGTCCGCGAGGAAATCATCGAACGCGTGCCACACTGGGCTCGTACTGTTCTGGATGTGGGTTGTGGCAGTGGAGCGTTGGGGAGGGTGTTGAAGTCTC
Coding sequences within it:
- a CDS encoding sugar nucleotide-binding protein, coding for MEPIPTSALSRPAARPRYSVLDPFPLPHVLGYRLPHWRDALARHLRVAL